Proteins co-encoded in one Candidatus Nomurabacteria bacterium genomic window:
- a CDS encoding DNA recombination protein RmuC, translating to MEIVLIGLIIVLLLVNVFVVYKLLQPKEERKDDSESMLLLQQQLQEMSRTMDTRLHEANKAMQEGSRSQFRESRELIQEINKEMNEQLRNVVQKTTEVSESSKQVFQVADQLKELQNILKNPKQRGILGEYYLETVLQNVLPPESFQMQYSFDDGEIVDAAVFVKGKVIPVDSKFSLENYNRFVEAADGAEKVQFEKAFVNDLKLRITETAKYIRPSEKTTDFAFMFIPHEGIYYDLLSNKVGAGEENLIQRAAGKYKVIIVSPTSFLAYLQTVLQGLKALEIEERAQDIIKNVEKLSGHIAKYEDYYQKLGNTLATTVNHYNAGYKELNKIDKDVTRITGESIDMDVLTLDKPQKQDE from the coding sequence ATGGAAATTGTTTTGATTGGTCTGATAATAGTGCTTTTGTTGGTGAATGTATTTGTGGTCTATAAGTTGCTGCAGCCGAAGGAAGAAAGGAAAGATGATTCTGAGAGTATGCTGCTCTTGCAGCAGCAGCTCCAAGAGATGTCTCGCACTATGGACACTCGTTTGCATGAGGCCAATAAGGCGATGCAGGAGGGGAGTCGATCGCAATTTCGTGAAAGTCGAGAATTGATTCAGGAAATCAATAAAGAGATGAATGAACAGCTGCGCAATGTGGTGCAGAAGACGACTGAAGTGAGTGAGAGCTCCAAGCAGGTCTTTCAGGTGGCTGATCAGCTGAAGGAGCTGCAGAATATTCTGAAAAACCCAAAGCAGCGCGGTATTCTCGGTGAATATTATCTCGAGACAGTGCTTCAAAATGTACTCCCGCCGGAAAGCTTCCAGATGCAGTACTCTTTTGATGATGGTGAGATTGTTGATGCGGCCGTGTTTGTAAAAGGGAAGGTGATTCCGGTTGACTCTAAGTTTTCACTTGAAAACTACAATCGTTTTGTCGAAGCAGCCGACGGGGCGGAGAAGGTGCAGTTTGAAAAAGCCTTTGTAAATGATCTCAAACTCCGTATTACTGAAACTGCCAAGTATATTCGTCCGTCAGAAAAGACGACTGACTTTGCGTTTATGTTTATTCCCCATGAAGGAATTTATTACGACCTGCTGTCTAACAAAGTCGGGGCCGGGGAGGAAAATCTCATTCAGCGCGCAGCAGGTAAGTATAAGGTGATTATCGTGTCGCCAACGTCATTTTTGGCGTATCTACAGACAGTGCTTCAAGGGCTCAAGGCACTTGAGATTGAAGAGCGAGCGCAGGATATTATTAAGAATGTGGAGAAGCTCTCCGGGCATATTGCGAAGTATGAGGATTATTACCAAAAGCTGGGGAATACACTGGCTACGACGGTCAATCACTACAACGCTGGCTACAAAGAGCTCAATAAGATTGATAAGGACGTAACCCGAATTACAGGGGAATCAATCGATATGGACGTGCTCACGCTCGATAAGCCGCAAAAGCAGGATGAATAA
- a CDS encoding GatB/YqeY domain-containing protein has product MSLHEQIKGQLKEALKAKEQVRLRTVRSMLTAFTNELVATSRTPQDMLRDDEVLAVIKRLAKQRKDSIEQYEAANRPELAVPEKEELVVLESYLPQMMSQEEIRPVAEAKKAELGIEDKNKLGVLVGAVMKELAGKADGSDVKSVAESLF; this is encoded by the coding sequence ATGTCACTACACGAACAGATAAAAGGCCAACTCAAAGAAGCATTGAAAGCCAAGGAGCAGGTGCGCTTGCGTACCGTTCGCAGCATGTTGACCGCCTTCACGAATGAACTTGTAGCAACCAGCCGCACGCCACAGGACATGCTCCGGGACGACGAAGTGCTCGCCGTAATCAAGCGCCTTGCAAAGCAGCGCAAAGACTCAATTGAGCAATACGAAGCCGCTAATCGCCCAGAGCTAGCAGTGCCAGAAAAAGAGGAATTGGTAGTACTTGAAAGTTATCTTCCGCAGATGATGAGTCAGGAAGAAATCCGCCCAGTAGCAGAAGCGAAGAAGGCCGAACTTGGGATTGAAGACAAGAACAAGCTTGGCGTGCTCGTTGGTGCAGTGATGAAAGAGCTGGCTGGCAAAGCCGATGGTTCTGATGTAAAGTCAGTAGCAGAATCACTTTTCTAA
- the truB gene encoding tRNA pseudouridine(55) synthase TruB — protein MNWEQEILLIDKPKGITSFDVIRRLRRRYSAEHEGVKAPKMGHAGTLDPLATGLMIIGVGKGTKQLTSLTKLEKEYVAEVRLGERRSTGDLEGEVLEVKDVVEMAEILQSKISAILTDMLGELTLPVSAYSAIKVDGIPMYKRARKAERKGEVVTEVPVRTMRVDEVGLVDVSVGGGRAVATIRFAVGSGTYIRSLAEELGRRLGYPATLQNLHRTRVGEFAVKDAYTLQNK, from the coding sequence ATGAATTGGGAGCAAGAAATACTACTCATAGATAAACCTAAAGGAATCACGTCATTTGACGTGATTCGTCGTTTGCGTCGGCGGTATTCGGCTGAACATGAGGGGGTGAAAGCTCCCAAAATGGGACATGCAGGGACACTCGACCCACTGGCCACTGGACTGATGATTATTGGGGTTGGGAAGGGCACCAAGCAATTAACGTCACTTACGAAGCTCGAGAAAGAGTATGTGGCCGAAGTGCGCTTAGGTGAGCGACGCAGTACGGGAGACTTGGAGGGTGAGGTGTTGGAAGTGAAGGACGTGGTTGAGATGGCGGAGATTTTGCAAAGCAAAATCTCCGCCATCCTCACCGACATGCTCGGCGAACTGACACTCCCTGTTTCTGCGTACAGCGCGATAAAAGTAGACGGTATACCAATGTACAAACGAGCACGCAAGGCCGAGCGGAAGGGAGAAGTGGTAACCGAAGTGCCAGTGCGCACTATGCGTGTTGATGAGGTAGGGTTGGTCGATGTGTCTGTCGGCGGCGGCCGAGCAGTGGCAACTATTCGTTTTGCGGTCGGCTCGGGCACCTACATTCGCTCGCTCGCCGAAGAGCTCGGCCGCCGCCTTGGCTACCCAGCCACTCTCCAAAATCTCCACCGCACTAGAGTGGGTGAGTTCGCAGTTAAGGATGCATATACTCTTCAGAATAAATAA
- a CDS encoding calcium/sodium antiporter translates to MDLIQLAQWSGILLVALFVLIRGADLFIEGAKQIGAALGMSSFAIGVLIVGIGTSLPELASSIAAVLAGSSEIAIANAVGSNITNILLIVGVLAALGGPVMINKNLLKTELPIFFIATVHFVASVYDGVIDRVESALLFATFCAYIWYLFSSDNEAKKEMAVKNGRGKITLRSVVFTICGVAAVLVGAKYTVDMAVNIATGLSIPIGLVSIGAIAIGTSLPELFVSLQALKTKETDLAIGNIFGSNAFNILMVVGIPGLIMPLEAGEVVMELGIWIFVAASLILFINGLARQVQKWEGVAMLIFFVFFLVKLVAFV, encoded by the coding sequence ATGGATTTAATACAACTGGCACAGTGGAGTGGAATATTATTGGTGGCACTTTTTGTGTTGATTCGCGGCGCCGATCTTTTTATTGAAGGAGCCAAGCAGATCGGCGCCGCGCTCGGCATGAGTTCGTTCGCGATCGGAGTCTTGATTGTGGGTATTGGCACATCGCTGCCTGAACTTGCTTCCTCTATTGCTGCGGTTTTAGCTGGGTCTTCAGAAATTGCGATAGCGAACGCTGTTGGTTCTAATATCACCAACATCCTTTTGATTGTTGGTGTGCTGGCGGCGCTTGGAGGTCCTGTCATGATTAACAAGAATCTGTTAAAGACCGAATTGCCAATTTTTTTCATTGCGACGGTGCACTTTGTAGCTAGTGTGTACGACGGTGTAATTGATCGCGTAGAGTCAGCACTTTTATTTGCAACATTTTGTGCTTATATCTGGTACTTATTTTCTTCAGACAACGAAGCCAAAAAGGAAATGGCCGTTAAAAATGGCAGAGGGAAAATCACGCTTCGTTCAGTTGTCTTTACTATTTGTGGTGTAGCTGCAGTACTAGTTGGTGCAAAGTACACCGTAGATATGGCGGTAAATATCGCAACCGGGCTCTCCATTCCAATTGGTCTTGTTTCAATCGGAGCGATTGCGATTGGTACGTCACTTCCTGAGCTTTTTGTGTCTCTGCAGGCACTTAAGACCAAAGAAACTGACCTTGCGATTGGAAATATCTTTGGCTCAAATGCCTTTAATATTTTGATGGTGGTCGGTATTCCTGGTCTTATTATGCCGCTTGAAGCAGGTGAGGTTGTTATGGAACTTGGTATTTGGATTTTTGTGGCCGCCTCACTAATTCTTTTTATCAACGGTTTGGCCAGACAGGTACAGAAATGGGAGGGTGTGGCCATGCTCATTTTCTTTGTCTTCTTCTTAGTTAAACTAGTAGCATTTGTGTAG
- a CDS encoding glutaredoxin — translation MRKILASLGALVVLFGLFTSPISAQEEAPMVTENPTVFIFGRDDCGFCKKLFAWIETQDDLRYEYLNIVTDSQARDWYDQVAEKHEAAKITPITVVGERVIAGFDGPDTTGASIRAAVEAAKKTDINSIQAHLERAPQQEVILGGGCTDLECELGTDQMGYIFDLPFFGVVDLKSFSLFSLSAILGVIDGFNPCAMWVLITFLVILSQAGSRQKMIFLAGIFIVAEAIMYNLILNVWYKTWDFIALDQYVTPFVGVLALGGGIFFLHRWNKNKSADLVCDITDIESQSRTIDKFKAIVNQPVTIASIAAILVIAFSVNIIEFACSIGIPQAYTKILELNMLTFMERQWYIFIYTIGYMVDDLIVFGLAIWGYGKLQSHGGKYAQLSLLIGGLLMLLLGAVLVVNPALLVL, via the coding sequence ATGAGAAAAATTCTGGCGAGCCTCGGTGCTCTCGTGGTCCTCTTCGGACTTTTTACTAGCCCAATATCAGCGCAAGAAGAAGCGCCGATGGTGACCGAAAATCCGACCGTCTTTATCTTTGGCCGCGATGACTGCGGATTCTGTAAGAAGTTATTTGCCTGGATAGAAACACAGGATGATTTGCGGTATGAATACTTGAACATTGTGACTGATTCACAGGCACGAGATTGGTATGATCAGGTCGCTGAAAAACACGAGGCAGCGAAAATTACTCCAATTACCGTAGTTGGTGAGCGGGTAATTGCTGGATTTGATGGTCCTGATACTACAGGCGCGAGTATTCGTGCGGCTGTTGAAGCGGCAAAAAAAACGGACATCAACTCCATTCAGGCTCACTTAGAACGTGCGCCGCAGCAAGAAGTGATCCTTGGTGGTGGTTGTACAGACCTTGAATGTGAGTTGGGCACAGATCAAATGGGTTACATTTTTGATTTGCCGTTTTTTGGAGTGGTTGATCTTAAGTCGTTCTCGCTCTTCTCGCTCTCCGCTATTCTCGGGGTGATTGACGGCTTCAATCCTTGCGCGATGTGGGTGCTTATCACTTTCCTGGTTATTCTGTCGCAAGCTGGCAGTCGCCAGAAAATGATCTTCTTAGCGGGCATCTTCATCGTGGCTGAGGCAATCATGTACAACCTTATTCTCAATGTTTGGTACAAGACGTGGGACTTTATCGCGCTTGATCAGTATGTGACGCCATTTGTGGGCGTGCTCGCACTTGGTGGTGGTATCTTCTTCTTGCATCGCTGGAATAAGAATAAGTCAGCGGATTTAGTTTGTGATATTACGGACATTGAGTCACAATCACGCACCATTGATAAGTTCAAGGCGATTGTAAACCAGCCAGTTACCATTGCGTCAATTGCGGCGATTCTTGTGATTGCGTTTTCAGTGAATATTATTGAGTTTGCGTGTTCAATCGGTATTCCGCAGGCGTACACCAAGATTCTTGAGCTTAATATGCTGACCTTTATGGAGCGTCAGTGGTACATCTTTATCTACACTATTGGCTACATGGTTGATGATTTAATTGTGTTTGGTCTCGCAATTTGGGGCTATGGAAAATTACAATCACACGGTGGTAAGTACGCACAATTATCACTCTTGATTGGCGGGCTGCTCATGCTTTTGCTTGGGGCAGTGTTGGTCGTTAACCCAGCGCTTTTGGTGTTATAA
- the msrB gene encoding peptide-methionine (R)-S-oxide reductase MsrB encodes MDFLSSLFISIAALFGFGQNTPEPVPAPVSIEEVVTPGSEEVAVNDTMSEAFETANETVVVEEEDSPASPDEEVKTLPEVTSIAATSKPVVEDSPLPPATPNVQTMVVAGGCFWCVESDLEKVSGVISVVSGYSGGTTENPTYKNYGAGGHREVVEVSYDANVVSFEDILIVTMKTTDPTDDDGTFHDRGDKYSSAFYYETAEQKEIIDNLIAEVNEHGPYDKPLAIDVEKRQTFWPAEEYHQDYYKGTLSHLKYQYYRNASGRDDFIIKYWGINDHRSDLPWRNQSTITNQSYMWDAYKKPAKEVLEEQLSELAFKVTQEEGTERAGTSPLDKNYEPGIYVDILSGEPLYSSKDKYDSGTGWPSFTKPISEAAVTEHEDKKLFSTRTEVRSAIADNHLGHVFTDGPKDSTGLRYCMNGAALKFIPLGEMEAAGYGDFIKYVE; translated from the coding sequence ATGGATTTTTTGAGTAGTCTCTTTATTTCAATCGCAGCACTTTTTGGCTTTGGTCAAAATACGCCAGAGCCTGTCCCTGCTCCGGTGTCGATAGAGGAGGTAGTAACGCCCGGTAGTGAAGAAGTTGCAGTTAACGACACCATGTCTGAGGCGTTTGAGACAGCTAATGAGACAGTGGTAGTAGAGGAGGAAGACTCTCCCGCTTCGCCAGACGAGGAGGTAAAGACGTTGCCAGAAGTAACAAGTATTGCCGCTACGTCAAAGCCGGTGGTGGAAGATTCTCCGTTGCCGCCAGCCACTCCAAATGTGCAGACAATGGTTGTGGCCGGCGGCTGTTTTTGGTGCGTTGAGTCTGATCTAGAGAAGGTGTCAGGAGTTATTAGTGTCGTGTCTGGGTATTCTGGTGGCACCACTGAAAATCCTACGTACAAAAATTACGGTGCAGGTGGTCACCGAGAAGTAGTAGAGGTTTCATACGATGCTAATGTAGTGTCGTTTGAAGATATTTTAATCGTGACCATGAAAACTACGGACCCGACCGATGATGACGGGACTTTTCATGATCGAGGAGATAAGTATTCTTCAGCCTTTTACTACGAAACTGCTGAGCAGAAAGAAATTATTGATAACTTGATTGCTGAAGTGAACGAGCATGGTCCGTATGACAAGCCGCTTGCGATTGATGTGGAGAAGCGACAAACATTCTGGCCAGCAGAGGAATACCACCAAGATTATTATAAGGGCACACTGTCTCATCTAAAGTATCAGTATTACCGCAATGCTTCAGGTCGAGATGATTTTATTATTAAGTACTGGGGAATTAATGATCATCGTTCGGATTTGCCGTGGCGCAACCAATCAACCATCACTAACCAATCATATATGTGGGATGCATACAAAAAACCAGCCAAAGAGGTTCTTGAAGAACAGCTGAGTGAGCTGGCATTTAAAGTGACGCAAGAAGAAGGGACTGAGCGTGCCGGCACCAGTCCACTTGATAAAAATTACGAGCCAGGAATTTACGTTGATATTCTTTCAGGTGAACCGCTGTATTCTTCAAAAGATAAATATGATTCTGGTACCGGGTGGCCGTCATTTACGAAGCCAATTTCTGAAGCGGCGGTAACTGAGCATGAGGACAAAAAGCTATTTTCAACCCGTACCGAAGTTCGCTCAGCGATTGCAGATAACCATCTCGGCCATGTCTTTACTGATGGTCCCAAAGACAGTACTGGACTGCGATACTGTATGAATGGTGCGGCGCTCAAATTTATCCCACTCGGTGAGATGGAAGCGGCTGGGTATGGTGATTTTATCAAGTATGTTGAGTAA
- a CDS encoding DNA-3-methyladenine glycosylase 2 family protein, with amino-acid sequence MINSSIDTAAALKYFKQADGVMHQLLTNAFKSNRSLRIPTPKKPDEHFTSLMNAIIGQQISTKAAASVRKNVTNFLGRLTPENVQNADFDELKACGLSNQKTKYLKHNAEVWHEIPYGNFVHLENEAIITELIKLYGIGRWTAEMFLIFSLARADVFSYGDLGLMKSLLQQYNYKPHYVRKIRTTVERWSPHQTLASLALWHALDNEPAPQ; translated from the coding sequence ATGATTAACTCATCAATTGATACTGCTGCGGCGCTCAAATATTTCAAACAAGCTGACGGAGTCATGCATCAGCTACTTACGAACGCCTTCAAATCAAACCGCTCGCTTAGAATTCCCACTCCAAAAAAACCAGATGAGCACTTCACCAGCCTCATGAATGCCATTATCGGACAGCAGATTAGCACCAAAGCAGCTGCTTCGGTGCGGAAAAACGTCACTAATTTTCTTGGTAGACTTACTCCTGAAAATGTACAGAATGCAGACTTTGACGAGCTAAAGGCCTGCGGACTTTCAAACCAAAAGACCAAGTACCTAAAACACAACGCTGAGGTTTGGCACGAAATTCCCTACGGGAATTTCGTGCATCTTGAAAACGAAGCAATCATCACCGAACTGATCAAACTCTACGGCATTGGTCGCTGGACGGCCGAGATGTTTCTCATCTTTTCACTCGCCCGAGCAGATGTCTTTTCCTATGGCGACCTCGGACTTATGAAGAGCCTGCTCCAGCAGTACAACTACAAACCACACTATGTCCGCAAGATTCGCACGACTGTGGAGCGCTGGTCGCCACATCAGACACTGGCGTCACTGGCGCTATGGCATGCGCTTGATAACGAGCCTGCACCGCAGTAA